From Paenibacillus sp. V4I7, one genomic window encodes:
- a CDS encoding type III PLP-dependent enzyme: MEKVVDLIREVKQSQEQPFCAYIYDLDALKEHASAVVRPLPENVRLFYAMKANSERRILQQLKDVVHGFETASIGEIMKAREADPHIPVIFGGPGKTDDELRGAIEHNVKLIHIESIHELRRLEWIAGTMERQVSVLLRMNINGPLPSATLQMAGTPTQFGIHESEIESVLLQAASCAHVNIEGFHLHCISNQLDAEKHVELMDVYFTKVKEWEQAYRLQVSYINVGGGIGVNYSNLQAQFQWDTFVNGLKQCIDRHQFHNKTILFECGRYIAASCGYYAVEVLDIKENHGKTFVIVRGGTHHFRLPVSWQHSHPFQVVPIENWKYPFKRKELTDDSVTIVGQLCTPKDVLAKDVRLDRLRIGDVIVFVYAGAYGWSISHHDFLSHPHPEHIYVSQTTPIPVGR; encoded by the coding sequence ATGGAAAAAGTAGTTGATTTGATTCGGGAGGTTAAGCAATCCCAAGAACAGCCTTTTTGTGCATACATTTACGATCTAGATGCTTTGAAGGAGCACGCTTCAGCAGTCGTGCGCCCACTGCCGGAAAATGTCCGGTTGTTTTACGCCATGAAGGCGAACTCGGAACGCCGAATTTTGCAGCAGTTAAAAGATGTCGTTCACGGCTTTGAAACCGCATCGATAGGTGAAATCATGAAGGCTAGAGAAGCGGATCCGCATATTCCCGTTATATTCGGCGGACCGGGCAAAACGGATGACGAACTAAGGGGAGCCATTGAACATAACGTCAAGTTGATTCATATCGAGAGTATCCATGAACTGCGGCGATTGGAATGGATCGCTGGAACGATGGAACGGCAAGTTTCCGTGCTTTTGCGGATGAATATAAATGGCCCTTTGCCTTCGGCTACCTTACAGATGGCCGGAACCCCAACGCAATTTGGTATACATGAAAGCGAAATAGAGTCTGTGCTGTTGCAAGCTGCCTCTTGTGCGCATGTGAATATAGAAGGATTTCACCTGCACTGCATCTCTAATCAACTGGATGCGGAGAAGCATGTCGAGTTGATGGATGTTTATTTCACGAAAGTGAAGGAATGGGAACAAGCCTACCGGCTTCAAGTTTCCTATATCAATGTAGGCGGTGGCATTGGGGTCAATTATTCGAACCTGCAAGCACAATTTCAATGGGATACCTTTGTGAATGGATTGAAGCAATGTATCGATCGGCATCAGTTTCACAATAAGACGATTTTATTTGAATGCGGCCGATATATCGCTGCTTCCTGCGGATATTATGCGGTCGAAGTGCTGGATATCAAAGAGAATCATGGAAAAACTTTCGTTATCGTTCGAGGCGGCACGCACCATTTCCGTCTACCCGTGTCTTGGCAGCACAGTCATCCTTTTCAAGTAGTTCCTATCGAGAATTGGAAATATCCGTTTAAACGAAAAGAACTGACAGATGATAGCGTTACGATTGTCGGGCAGCTTTGCACCCCAAAAGACGTATTAGCCAAAGATGTGCGTTTAGACAGATTAAGAATCGGCGACGTGATTGTATTTGTATACGCCGGGGCATACGGTTGGTCGATTTCGCATCACGATTTTTTGAGCCATCCGCATCCGGAACACATCTATGTAAGCCAAACGACGCCTATCCCTGTTGGAAGGTAG
- a CDS encoding IucA/IucC family protein — translation MNAILAENVFGILEKMEIMRTAPFTISVFDHLDRGDVCFIKIPLESEHHYIVFPAVSTCLLPYQLGSWEVIEVDRDNNGNTQTRHLDPPTLMWLLSSLAAEKKGISYPNLEPFIADLQLAEEQTSLSMEAYRNYVSNRRPALSRFIDAEQWSSFRDRPFHPTSRIKRGWDAEEYRTYGAEFHQTLTMKWVAVRRDYVLSGQTVPEQSPDGYLLSPNEQEQITGAMERCGISRNDYVAFPVHPWQMKSVLLREFGQEFSNQICVPLPVQIGDYVPTSSVRSLAPMHGGEDHLKLPLGIVSLGAVRYLPALYMINGEKAQRLLEEAKRSDPHLAERLHLCDETKWWAYHPHEADFFDDRPRHLSCLIRNYPQTFMADDSVQCLPMSAFAVVDPERTFHILDDLLVNQGDVEKDQIVTFFKQVCDRFFCVVLRLLRCGILPEIHGQNVMLVIKHGRIEGLLLRDLDTTRLYLPWVTQAGLQDPGYIVNANRANSLYNSTPEELLFYLQSLGIQVNLCSIMDACSQRYRISEWDLWDVLKESLEFHVKGAGFTEPQRILIEDILFHRETWPYKLCITPLLEQQGGAVGSMPSGKGTLTNPFLIVGELMR, via the coding sequence ATGAATGCGATATTAGCGGAAAATGTGTTTGGCATTCTGGAAAAGATGGAAATCATGAGAACGGCTCCTTTTACGATATCCGTATTTGATCATTTGGATCGGGGAGACGTATGTTTTATCAAAATTCCATTGGAATCGGAGCATCATTATATTGTATTTCCTGCCGTTTCTACTTGCCTCCTTCCCTACCAATTAGGTTCGTGGGAAGTGATTGAGGTTGATCGGGATAACAACGGAAACACACAAACAAGGCATCTTGATCCACCAACGTTAATGTGGTTGCTCAGCTCGCTCGCTGCCGAAAAAAAGGGGATCTCCTATCCAAATTTGGAGCCGTTTATCGCGGATCTTCAGCTGGCTGAGGAACAAACTAGTTTGTCTATGGAAGCGTATCGAAACTATGTGTCGAATCGCCGGCCAGCTCTGTCCCGTTTCATTGATGCGGAGCAGTGGTCATCATTCCGTGACCGCCCCTTTCACCCTACGTCAAGAATAAAAAGAGGCTGGGATGCGGAGGAATACCGTACGTATGGCGCAGAATTTCATCAAACGCTCACCATGAAGTGGGTGGCGGTAAGGCGGGATTATGTGTTAAGCGGACAGACCGTTCCTGAGCAATCGCCAGATGGTTATCTGCTATCGCCAAATGAGCAAGAACAGATAACGGGGGCAATGGAACGATGCGGAATTTCCAGAAATGACTACGTCGCTTTCCCGGTACATCCATGGCAAATGAAATCCGTATTATTACGAGAGTTTGGTCAGGAGTTCAGCAATCAAATATGTGTGCCCTTACCTGTACAAATCGGTGACTACGTGCCGACATCCTCGGTACGCTCCCTTGCTCCTATGCATGGCGGCGAAGATCACTTGAAGCTTCCGTTAGGTATTGTTTCGCTTGGTGCGGTGCGGTATTTACCGGCTTTGTACATGATTAACGGAGAGAAGGCCCAACGTTTATTGGAGGAAGCAAAGCGTTCGGATCCTCATCTTGCAGAACGCCTGCACCTGTGTGATGAGACGAAATGGTGGGCTTATCATCCGCATGAAGCTGACTTCTTCGATGATCGCCCGCGCCATCTTTCCTGTTTGATCCGAAATTATCCGCAAACGTTCATGGCGGATGATTCGGTACAATGTTTACCGATGTCCGCTTTTGCAGTCGTTGATCCCGAGAGAACGTTTCATATCTTGGATGATTTATTGGTGAATCAAGGGGATGTCGAGAAAGATCAAATCGTCACTTTCTTTAAACAGGTATGCGATCGTTTTTTCTGTGTTGTATTACGTCTCCTGCGCTGCGGCATATTACCGGAAATTCACGGGCAAAATGTCATGCTCGTTATCAAGCACGGTCGAATTGAAGGCTTATTATTGCGTGATTTGGATACAACCAGACTTTATCTTCCTTGGGTAACCCAGGCTGGGCTTCAAGATCCTGGCTATATCGTCAATGCCAACCGCGCAAATTCGTTATACAACAGCACACCTGAGGAGTTGTTATTTTACTTACAGTCTCTTGGTATACAGGTAAATCTGTGTTCGATTATGGATGCATGTTCTCAGCGATATCGCATTTCCGAATGGGATTTATGGGATGTGTTGAAAGAAAGTTTAGAATTTCATGTAAAGGGAGCGGGCTTTACTGAGCCGCAGCGCATCTTGATCGAGGATATCCTTTTTCACAGGGAAACTTGGCCTTACAAATTGTGCATAACCCCTTTGCTCGAACAGCAGGGTGGTGCGGTCGGCAGTATGCCGTCAGGCAAAGGCACATTGACCAATCCGTTCCTGATCGTTGGAGAGCTGATGCGATGA
- a CDS encoding MFS transporter produces the protein MMDENRWKLNFRMLWSGHFLSVVSLTMIVPLLPFYMKDLGVSETSDNLFWSGLALSAPAVSYMVAAPLWGRLGDRWGRKRMVVRALIGLSGALILMGFVQTPLQLLIVRLFQGAFGGVVDAGAAFVGSQAPEAVRGKVFGKLEGAVAAGSLAGPLIGGLLVGMLGFQAVLLTMGGLLILLSLLIMAFLREDRGHRVQHATGYSGRNLLQSLTDLLVHRKIRSFLFVGLCANVGVYGLVIVFAQFLEGIVLPENAAAWVGVSQALTWGAGWLSSSWWGRRNDGYPVEKNFFWASLGCGVSIMLQPLCNQIEWILVLRLVQGFCFSALIQSVFFVVSRASLEENRGFRMGLTSSVLVVGQISGGMSAAWLGRFANLEMTMAGFGFVFIIAAMVIRSHRDIPPISARSPVNGKIVKE, from the coding sequence ATGATGGACGAAAACCGGTGGAAGCTCAATTTTCGCATGCTCTGGAGCGGGCATTTTCTCTCTGTGGTAAGCCTGACCATGATTGTGCCTTTATTGCCTTTTTATATGAAGGATTTAGGGGTTTCGGAAACATCCGATAATTTGTTCTGGAGCGGCCTTGCGCTCTCCGCACCGGCAGTTTCCTATATGGTTGCAGCGCCGTTGTGGGGAAGGTTAGGGGACCGATGGGGAAGAAAGCGGATGGTTGTCCGGGCTCTGATCGGTTTATCGGGCGCATTAATTCTAATGGGGTTCGTTCAAACCCCCCTTCAATTATTAATCGTTCGTCTGTTTCAAGGAGCGTTTGGCGGAGTCGTCGACGCAGGTGCAGCTTTTGTAGGTTCTCAAGCGCCGGAAGCCGTTCGCGGCAAAGTATTCGGCAAGCTGGAGGGTGCCGTCGCCGCCGGCTCGTTGGCCGGACCGCTCATTGGCGGATTGCTCGTCGGCATGTTAGGGTTTCAAGCGGTATTGTTGACGATGGGAGGCTTGCTGATCCTTTTGTCCCTTCTAATTATGGCATTCCTTCGTGAGGATCGCGGACATCGTGTTCAGCATGCAACCGGATATAGCGGCCGTAACTTGCTTCAATCCTTAACAGACTTACTGGTTCACCGTAAAATCAGATCTTTCCTGTTTGTAGGCTTGTGCGCAAATGTGGGTGTGTATGGACTCGTTATCGTATTTGCCCAGTTTCTGGAAGGAATTGTTCTTCCGGAGAATGCCGCCGCGTGGGTTGGTGTGAGTCAAGCGCTAACATGGGGCGCAGGCTGGTTAAGTTCTTCTTGGTGGGGCAGGCGAAATGACGGATATCCTGTGGAAAAGAACTTCTTCTGGGCATCGCTTGGCTGCGGTGTTTCGATTATGCTCCAGCCGTTATGCAATCAGATCGAATGGATCTTAGTTCTGCGATTGGTTCAAGGATTTTGCTTCAGCGCATTAATCCAGTCTGTCTTTTTCGTAGTTTCAAGAGCATCTTTGGAGGAAAATCGCGGATTTCGAATGGGTCTGACAAGCAGTGTGTTAGTTGTTGGACAAATATCGGGAGGAATGAGTGCAGCTTGGTTAGGCAGATTTGCGAATCTGGAGATGACGATGGCCGGTTTTGGATTTGTTTTTATTATTGCTGCAATGGTTATTCGGAGTCATAGAGACATTCCGCCGATCTCCGCACGCAGCCCTGTAAATGGAAAAATAGTAAAGGAGTAA
- a CDS encoding type III PLP-dependent enzyme yields MERIVKHIHQLKDYHPQLPVCAFLYDLERLQEHVRKWKSQLPPPYRFYYAIKANSEAAILKALAPIVDGFEVASIGEVCKVRAVDKDIPIIFGGPGKTDGELEGAIDQEVSLIHVESFHEVERLAWIALRRQTKVDILLRVNLKGPLPVGTLQMAGVPTQFGVDESQIDEAFEFIRKFPQLRLKGFHLHSLSNNLDDCKHAELIAYYLDRFQFWKRKYRLNVTILNVGGGIGVNYERIDKQFLATSFTSQLVQQLNGIAADIPTSILFECGRYSVASCGYYAVEVLDIREKEGTTFVVIAGGLHHFLLPGAWKHNHPFEVLSIDRWSYPFPRGGTQNSPVTIVGRMNSHKDVLARDVFVPNVRIGDVIVFTYAGAYGWSISAHDFSSLKHPDHIFIE; encoded by the coding sequence ATGGAACGGATCGTGAAACACATTCACCAATTGAAAGATTATCATCCGCAGCTTCCGGTTTGCGCATTCTTATACGATCTCGAGCGCTTACAAGAGCATGTGCGCAAATGGAAGAGCCAATTGCCTCCCCCTTATCGTTTTTATTATGCGATCAAAGCCAATTCAGAGGCAGCCATTTTGAAAGCATTAGCGCCGATTGTTGACGGATTTGAAGTTGCCTCTATAGGAGAGGTTTGCAAAGTAAGAGCTGTAGATAAGGATATTCCTATTATTTTCGGCGGTCCGGGTAAAACTGATGGAGAACTCGAAGGTGCTATTGATCAGGAAGTAAGTTTGATTCATGTTGAAAGTTTCCATGAAGTAGAACGGCTCGCATGGATTGCTTTGAGACGCCAAACCAAGGTGGATATCTTATTACGAGTAAATCTAAAGGGGCCTTTACCCGTCGGGACACTGCAGATGGCGGGAGTGCCTACGCAATTCGGAGTTGATGAAAGCCAAATAGACGAGGCTTTCGAGTTTATCCGAAAATTCCCCCAGCTCAGGTTAAAAGGTTTTCATTTGCATTCTTTATCCAATAACCTTGATGACTGTAAGCACGCGGAATTGATCGCGTATTATCTTGACCGATTTCAATTCTGGAAACGAAAATACAGGTTGAATGTGACCATTTTAAATGTGGGCGGGGGCATTGGCGTTAATTATGAACGAATAGATAAACAGTTCTTAGCCACCTCTTTTACTTCGCAATTGGTGCAGCAACTAAACGGCATAGCGGCAGACATACCGACTTCCATTCTGTTCGAGTGCGGCCGGTATTCCGTCGCCTCCTGCGGATATTACGCTGTTGAAGTATTGGATATCAGGGAGAAAGAGGGAACTACATTTGTTGTAATTGCAGGCGGGTTGCATCATTTTCTGCTCCCTGGGGCTTGGAAGCACAATCATCCGTTTGAAGTTTTGTCGATCGATCGTTGGTCGTATCCATTTCCGCGGGGAGGGACTCAGAATTCCCCTGTCACGATTGTCGGCAGGATGAACAGCCACAAGGACGTCTTGGCGCGTGACGTGTTCGTTCCAAATGTACGCATAGGGGATGTCATCGTCTTTACTTATGCAGGGGCATACGGGTGGTCGATTTCCGCTCATGATTTTAGCAGTCTTAAGCATCCGGATCATATATTTATCGAGTAA
- a CDS encoding HpcH/HpaI aldolase/citrate lyase family protein: protein MLRTNRLKQKLREGKEVFGLFCSIPSPVVVEMIGLAGYDFVIIDTEHVLINPETIEHMIRAAEAVDLTALVRVPEADAGAILRALDGGAYGIVVPHIESIEQAEFIVKASRYFPQGERSLNGGRPGAFGKNSLLAYMSRANDEIMVIPMIESKQGVERIEEIVSVEGIDMIMVGTADLSQSYGVPWQTQHEVVRKAVRTVCSSAVKKDIPFCAIPRKLDEMDEWRESDVKAYVLSDERGIAFRALQDHLNKYVKEMKIKII from the coding sequence ATGCTTCGAACTAATCGTCTGAAACAAAAATTGCGGGAAGGAAAGGAAGTATTCGGGCTGTTCTGTTCCATCCCTTCGCCAGTTGTGGTAGAAATGATCGGTTTAGCCGGTTATGATTTCGTCATTATTGACACAGAACACGTACTGATCAATCCCGAGACTATAGAGCATATGATTCGTGCGGCGGAAGCTGTTGATCTGACCGCTTTGGTCAGAGTACCGGAGGCTGATGCCGGAGCGATTCTTCGTGCTTTGGACGGCGGTGCTTACGGTATCGTCGTTCCGCATATTGAAAGCATAGAACAGGCAGAATTTATTGTGAAAGCGAGCCGTTATTTCCCGCAAGGGGAACGGAGTTTAAACGGCGGACGCCCAGGTGCGTTCGGTAAAAACAGTCTTCTCGCGTATATGAGTAGAGCCAATGATGAAATCATGGTGATCCCGATGATAGAAAGCAAACAAGGCGTTGAACGGATTGAGGAAATTGTAAGTGTCGAAGGTATAGATATGATTATGGTAGGTACGGCCGATCTTTCGCAATCGTACGGAGTACCCTGGCAAACACAACATGAAGTTGTGAGAAAAGCAGTGCGAACCGTCTGTTCCTCAGCGGTTAAGAAGGACATCCCATTTTGTGCAATTCCCCGAAAACTTGACGAAATGGATGAGTGGCGAGAATCGGATGTTAAAGCTTATGTGCTCAGTGACGAGAGAGGCATTGCTTTTCGGGCGCTTCAAGACCACTTAAACAAATATGTGAAGGAAATGAAAATTAAGATTATTTGA
- a CDS encoding IucA/IucC family C-terminal-domain containing protein, whose amino-acid sequence MLPFDSTVLHNSHNIVFGSGSNPESGSCLEDEIEFVHLMEDFGDFMKSPAPKVTGSLFAKRYCSLIAGAVHTYMHHQYGLDLSLPNVRVVVGEEGIHYRIVDSGEFQQLQQLQTREQRRELYFRHLFSDNVCRVFERTERYTGIQESNLWATLSYNLTYWKEEWIHQAQSLWLRERIEEDYRFMMEEANHLWFREKTVNPLIHSFRQVIVPCYNDRHILLREKCCLNYCLPGGDRYCYTCPLITDERRIEKYLAVHDIG is encoded by the coding sequence ATGCTCCCCTTTGATTCAACCGTTTTGCATAATAGCCATAACATCGTCTTCGGAAGCGGCAGTAATCCTGAATCCGGTTCCTGTTTGGAGGATGAGATCGAGTTTGTTCACCTCATGGAGGATTTTGGGGATTTCATGAAATCACCTGCCCCGAAGGTGACCGGTTCGTTATTTGCCAAAAGGTACTGCTCGTTAATTGCCGGCGCTGTCCATACATATATGCATCACCAATACGGCCTCGACCTGTCGTTGCCAAACGTAAGGGTTGTCGTTGGAGAGGAAGGGATTCATTATCGGATTGTAGATTCCGGTGAATTTCAACAGCTTCAACAACTGCAAACACGTGAACAGAGAAGAGAACTCTACTTCCGGCATTTGTTTTCGGACAACGTATGCCGTGTCTTTGAACGGACAGAGAGGTACACTGGCATACAGGAATCCAATTTATGGGCAACTTTATCGTACAATCTCACATACTGGAAAGAGGAATGGATTCATCAAGCTCAGTCACTGTGGTTAAGAGAACGAATTGAAGAAGATTACCGCTTTATGATGGAAGAAGCGAATCACCTGTGGTTCCGGGAGAAAACGGTAAATCCGCTTATACACAGTTTTCGTCAAGTTATAGTTCCTTGTTATAACGATCGGCATATTTTGCTGCGTGAAAAGTGTTGTTTGAATTACTGTCTGCCAGGCGGAGACCGCTACTGCTACACATGTCCGCTAATTACTGATGAGCGGCGCATCGAGAAGTACTTAGCCGTACATGATATCGGGTGA
- a CDS encoding MerR family DNA-binding transcriptional regulator has product MCEVSEKTGIPITTIRHWEKAGLLRIPRREGNWYRFFDHLLYNELDTADISICNEEIGWSEMDHPIFFVRVPNVIHIRQWLH; this is encoded by the coding sequence ATCTGTGAGGTCTCCGAGAAAACCGGTATTCCGATTACGACCATCCGCCACTGGGAAAAAGCCGGGCTGCTCCGAATTCCACGAAGGGAGGGGAATTGGTACCGGTTTTTCGACCATCTATTGTACAACGAGCTGGATACTGCAGATATTTCGATATGTAACGAAGAAATAGGCTGGTCCGAAATGGATCATCCTATTTTCTTTGTTAGAGTCCCGAATGTGATCCACATAAGGCAATGGCTTCATTAA